Proteins encoded in a region of the Candidatus Nitrosomarinus catalina genome:
- a CDS encoding transcriptional regulator produces MFDKFKEEKGGEMMEERIEENVSVEESVEPSANSESTIGIGELMGKRAKLEEAIDYVGLMIKNLKDKRTMLEKDIEEESVDIKNLKEKLQKVSEYIDEENRGIQQLADKRMKVENEADEVATIINNLRDKLSGIDTIVGDEGNRVKQIKESRDSVEN; encoded by the coding sequence ATGTTTGATAAGTTCAAAGAAGAAAAAGGAGGGGAAATGATGGAAGAAAGAATTGAAGAGAATGTCAGCGTAGAAGAATCAGTAGAACCATCAGCAAATAGCGAATCAACTATAGGTATTGGAGAATTAATGGGAAAACGCGCAAAATTAGAAGAAGCAATTGATTATGTGGGTTTAATGATAAAAAATCTTAAAGATAAAAGAACAATGCTTGAAAAAGATATAGAAGAAGAATCAGTAGATATCAAAAATCTTAAAGAAAAATTACAAAAAGTTAGTGAATACATTGATGAAGAAAATAGAGGAATTCAGCAACTAGCAGATAAAAGAATGAAAGTAGAAAATGAAGCAGATGAAGTAGCTACAATAATCAATAATTTGAGAGATAAGCTTTCAGGTATTGATACTATCGTAGGAGATGAAGGAAATAGAGTTAAACAAATTAAAGAAAGCAGAGATTCTGTAGAAAATTAG
- a CDS encoding winged helix-turn-helix domain-containing protein: MSKQQYRSEMGIMGDILDVTANGGRDGIIVSAISRKANLSHYAVLDKCEKLVEAGLVESVKNDRNRVFQITEKGLGFFQEFKRFQNLVESMNLRY; encoded by the coding sequence ATGTCAAAACAACAGTATAGGTCCGAAATGGGCATAATGGGTGATATCTTAGACGTAACTGCCAATGGTGGTCGCGATGGAATCATTGTATCTGCAATCTCTCGAAAAGCCAACCTATCTCACTATGCAGTATTAGACAAATGTGAGAAATTGGTAGAAGCTGGCTTAGTAGAATCAGTCAAAAATGATAGAAATAGAGTCTTTCAAATAACTGAAAAAGGTCTAGGCTTTTTCCAGGAATTCAAAAGATTTCAAAATCTAGTAGAAAGCATGAATCTAAGGTATTGA